The window CTCTTTCATAATGCATGTAGAGAATGCTTTGCAGGTGTCCCCTGCTGTTAGGCAACTTGCAATTTTGTTGTAGTATTTGGGACGATTACAATTGAATTCACAACCTCTGCGAAGAGTCGATTTTTGTTCTTCTGTTGCATTCGGATTCACTTGAATCGAACAATTGTAAAACTTGTCACAAGCTTCTTTACACTTTGGAAAATCAGCTGCTTGGATGGAACCAGTGAAAAGCACTAGAACCAAAATTGAAAACAAACGGTTTGTTTTTTTCATACCTTGTCCTCTCGATCTTTGGTAGCGAAGACGGGAGTCGAACCCGTGACCTCAGGGTTATGAATCCTGTGCTCTAACCATCTGAGCTACCTCGCCCTATCACCTTAGATCGTTTGGTTGAACTAAATCTTTAGTTCTTTTGTCATTTTTTGAATGGTTAGGGAATGGTAAACAAAAAAAAGCCCCGACAGTTGCCGGGGCGATTTCTCTTAGCAAGAGTAAGTTGTGAGGAATTCGTATGGGTGAGGGCGACCTTCCCATGGCCAAATTTCTGTTTCAAACTTATAGTGTTGGTATGTTTGGAGAAAGTTTTCTGTGAAAACATCTCCTTGTTTGAAGATTTCTCTTTGTGCGAGCATCTCTTCCATTGCTTCACGGAGTGTGTGAGGCATTTGTCGGATTCCTTTTTCACGGATTTCATCCAATGAAAGCTCAAATAAATCTTCTTCACGTGCAGGACCTGGATCGATTTTTTCAGCGACACCAGCCATACCAGCCATTAAAAGAGAAGCGAACGCCAAATAAGGGTTAGCTGTTGAATCAGGGAATCTGAATTCCACACGTTTTGCTTTTTCGCCACTGACAAAAGGAATTCGGCAAGAAGCAGAACGGTTTTGTGCAGAATATGCTAAAATGGAAGGTGCTTCAAATCCAGGAATGAGTCGTTTGTAAGAGTTAGTGGATGCATTTGTAAATGCTGCACAAGCTCTCGCATACTTTAACACCCCACCAACATAGTTGAATGCAAAATCAGACAATCCTTGGTATTTATCTCCAGCAAAAAGGTTTTTTCCACCTTTCCAAAGAGAGATATGTACGTGCATACCGTTACCATTATCACCAAAAAGTGGTTTTGGCATAAAAGTAGCTGTTTTTCCGTGTTTATGAGCAACCATCTTAACGATGTATTTTAACTTTTGAACATTATCAGCAGC of the Leptospira biflexa serovar Patoc strain 'Patoc 1 (Paris)' genome contains:
- a CDS encoding Cys-rich protein, with translation MKKTNRLFSILVLVLFTGSIQAADFPKCKEACDKFYNCSIQVNPNATEEQKSTLRRGCEFNCNRPKYYNKIASCLTAGDTCKAFSTCIMKEMQANK